The Lathyrus oleraceus cultivar Zhongwan6 chromosome 5, CAAS_Psat_ZW6_1.0, whole genome shotgun sequence genome includes the window TGTCAAGTAGTGTAATAATATCCCACTGGGAGACGTGTATGACTACCTAATTTTATCCTAACTATGTTTAGCTAAAGCGATCATAATTTTGGTTGGTTTAGTGCAAATTGAAATAAGATTTAATAGATAAATAAAATAGAACACGAGGTTGTGATCATCTATCAAGACTTACCTTGTTGATTATCTGAATTCGAACACGAGAATAACTAAGCAATTTATAGAAAAGTAGATAAATATGTATGACACCCACTTTCATGGCGTGCATATCTAGACGTGTTTCTGGAACGACTAGACAAAATTCTCAATTGAGAGCGAGTCAATTTGTCACGGAGGGTGTCTCGCTACTCTATTGTTTAACAATCTGATATCGATTCGTATTGTTAGACGATAGGCCAAGATCTagagagagagggggggggggggatagATCACAAGTTCAAATTTGAACCAAAATtggttttgaaattttttatagCGCGGAAGCAAGTTTAAGAATTTCTTAGATAAAAAATCGTCTAAAAGAACCTACTATCGAAAAGCCCAAATATGCGTAGAGGTGTCAATGaaatgataataatccacaagtcaaCTAACAATAACTAATCATAAATAGTTGAATACAATACAATAAgaaagtctatctccaatgatcaaaacacacaaaaactTAAGTCAATcaatttgtcgaacacttagTGTGTGATCAACAATGTTTGGAACTTTATGTAGGGTTTGTTGttcttagaaatccaatcacaaccaaatggtttgtTATCTACACAATAACACAAATTTCAAAATGCATTCAAAATTATGATCTAAACAATATTGATAGAATGATCAATACAATCGACAATTTGCAAACCACaaaataaaagagatagagaTAAAGAGAGTgcacaaggatttgtttaggcagttccccaatcgacaTCACTATGGGTACGCCTGCcctcaatttgaatttgaattgagatattataataaatcttactttgcaaaatGTGTGTATACAATATATGAAGAAATTGAACTCTtcaaaccctaagtttgatgttgactCTACAACCTCCAAAACCattgatcaaagattgatcaagtaacCAAAAATGCCGCTTCAATTCACTTGTTCTTGCCACTTCCTTACAAGGCACTCCTTGTCCCAAGGCTTGCACCCAGTTGAATTAATCTCAAGCGCGCACTTGTTGAAACCAGAGATTGGCAACATGATCCACTGTCTCACGCTACTCCCTTGCCGCACCCCTTGTaccaaggctttcactcgatcggatccgaATTGCATAATTTTGTCTAAAACCTTCAAACCATAAGCaatcttgaaggaaaaccccaactcagatttctgatttgaatccctcaaagttCTTAACCCAATATTCCCGGTACAACAAACCTAAGTGGATGTTATCAACCCTAATCTAGATGTAACTCAGtcaaaaatgattatgtgtagtttgattgtgtgtatgatgaaggagaattgccatccaagacgcagtggaatttaaaattttctccatttagtgatccttacgaatgggcatgatcagtgatagaatcgttacctcttgtggcgattcaaacctttggtgcagatctctgataatgatcaaagCCTTTGAcacagatccacggggcgatcacgaacgttgaacgatgacaacgtctctactcagtccacacgaacggattccttcaatcgcagtgctagctgttatgaatgaaggctttgagtgagagaaagagggaaacaaaattccaagtctctacttgaatttcagtctgagtggagtggagtgacaatgcttctacccaaggggttctatttatagaaccacttgtgtgggcttcaagctaaaaagcccacttaagtgtatattggcccatatcttataatatgcccaaaatcacttaagtatttggtaccttaccatatttcgtctcccacttaagtgcaccgtaccttacagtgttccttagttactctacctctcatcaatccgtcctttgtgtgtgaccctataggttttcgcggtgttggcaattatattaaatcatgcatttaacataataaacagtgagcggtatctagcaacacatcactgctacccaagtcacgaaaatgtcatgtgatctgacaaaacctcttgtgataataattatgtgtataattacccctttgcccttatgtctatattgaacacaaggtatagaccgtgtcacccttgtccagttcaatattgggcccatagacatttatcctgttacgcaggattggcaaattccatctaggacactcatgtccctcagcatgcttcgtggagtacccatcaactgtctttatggttatccagttacggacaatgttggatcagcaataaagcactcgactttacatctaggatccatagtggtttcaggtcgaagagtggtatacactattatcaccatgagaataacttatgacactttgcataactttctatatagtattctcatagcgggtcaatccggtataaatattactcctaatattcatacctatgtttaagacttgataactctttatccatgatccatgagatgtgatcatcagtctacaaacataatagtcttaatgctttaatgttatcccacttcacattaaagctcgactacggatactttaagaacagtgcctttatgtttaatgtgttctcatgattaagtcacacttaatacattaaacggactatctattctagggactttattaatcaaccataataaagaaaatgccttttattattaataaataattcgatacaagtaccaaaagtattggcctctagggcttacaccaacatatgcatagatggagttgaagatgatgagaatgctttgaaatcctggattcatgtaggttttactcactctatAAACCTTAATAGAGAATGACACATGCATATAGTATTTATATGCATGAGTGATTGAAGGCAAAAAGGAATGCAAAAATTCAAGATTTAAGGTCTATAGGTTGATCTATATGAGCCATGTGTCAACTTATACAAGTCACGTGTCGATTTGTTTGGAGCATAGGTCGACCCGTAAAGGTCATGTGCTCCCTATAGGTCGACCTGACAAGGCGGCACATGAGACAAATCTTACAGGCTTTAATAATGTAGTATGGGTGTCGACCTGTACATTATATGTGTCGACCTATGTTGAAGACAATTCTCTATAGGTCGACCTAAAgtcgtatgtgtcgacctatgcaGTGTTTTCACACAAAAACTCAATTTTTGATGCATAAAAATCTTTTTCAATCATGTTGACATGCTTCCTAAGGCAAAAATGCACAATATGCACACCTAGAATCAGTTGATACCGTCCAATGTACAAAAATGCTAAAGTTTctcctagttttgacatcattcaaaacaCATCTAAATAGAAAGTTACACTCACACGTATCCTTTAGACTATGATTGTATTTAGGTTGCCTTTGTTTTCGCAACCGACACAAATACTTTTAAGAACTCTGATtctaaaataaaaatacataTAATTCTCGTAGTTCATGTACGAATAAATAAATTGGGGATCATCATGATATAAACTCTCATGACCCTTGTCCTTATAGAACTACTCACTCATGGTGAGTTAAACAACAATTAGGCAAATAAAAGATATAACATGAaaagtaaataaagtaaaaaATTGCAAGTAAAGAACCTGAATAAAAGAAAGGCTGATTAAATAAAGAAAACTAGAGAAATACAGTAATATTGCAGAAGAATACAAATGAGAACAAAGAACTCAAGTTGAAAATTACAAAATGTATAGAAGTAACAGGTGATAAAGCTCCCCTAAGTGTCACCTTTAGGTTCCCCTTATTTCTTAAGCTCTAGTGTATTATTTATGTAAAAACTAATAATTAAATCACTCATAATCATTCATAATTAGAACATTATAATTAATATTCACTAAGCTTTAAGTCTTGACTAGTTTAAGACTTCCATAGGTAAAAAAAAGTTCCAAAAACTCTTAATCATTCATAATTAGTGCACTAGCATAAATGATTACTTTTGGATGAGAAAAAGAAATTTCAGAAGTTCAGAAGTTGGGAAAACATTACAGAATATCAAAGTTTGAATAAAAAACTATGAATGACAAAGGCAGTGTCAGCTGACACGAGGGAATCGTGTCAGTCAACACATTTGTGTTAGGAAACACAAACATATTGTGTTGTACTTAGGAAATTATTACAGGGTCACCTTCAAGGGCTAACACGACTCGTGTCATCTAACACGGTCAGACCGTGTTGGCCACGGGTCTTCTGTACCAGGATAACTTGCAAACGCGCAATTTTTTGCCTTTTTTTTATTAAATCTCGCCTAACACTTCCTTAATAGTTGAAAtcaataaaaacaaataaaaacgCATAAAAGAGACACAAAATGATGAAAACACTCAAGAAAGCGTAAACAAAATAAGCTAAAAATACTATACAATAATCACTTACCAAACACCCCCAAACGTAAATTATTGCTTGTCCTCAAACAACAAGCTTGCTTAGGAAAAAAATTGGATCTAAGTGGTTCAATTATTCAAAATCTTAAGAGAATGAAATCACTGGTACTCATACGTGGCTCATTGTTCCGATCGGCTAAGGTTTAGGTTCCCCCGTACTCACTAACACCAAGACAAATATTTATGACAAATACAAATACAAACAAACGTTTCTTATGACTGTTAAACACACTGATGACAATTATTGGATCATCTGATTCCCTAAAATTCAAGTTTCTCTCTATAAACTTCATGAACGCAACATTAAGGTGGTAGATGAGTATGCCACGACTCTCAGTCACTAACTACCATGACCTACTGAAGAAATTGGTCAATCAGATTGTGGCGAGCCAAAACATAAAGATATCTACCACCAACATGTTCAACATTTTCCAAGGCCCTTATGAATATTTGAGGGAGTATCTCACCCGCTTTAATGAGACGACTATGAAGGCCATCCACTCCAACATGATGGTTCTTGTAGGAGCATGCTTAGAATTTTTATGAATCCCTCACCCAGAGGTCTGCGGCTTCCCTGACGGAGTTAATGATGTATGCAAAATGCTATATAAAAGGAAAGGAAAGCAACACCGAAAAGTCGGCCAGAGATGTTAAGGGAGTGGATAACTAGGAACTCTGATAACTCGTAGCGATCACATAAGAATCACTATACGTCGACTGTTAGAGACAAGGCAACCTTCAAACAAAGTGGGAGGCCTACAAAGAGATTCACACCCTTAAACGCTCACAGTGAGTAGATATGGCATGAGGTTATCCATACACACAACATTCCTCTTCTACCAACCCCAAGTTATACATCACGAGGCCTGAACTCAGTAGGTGATGCAAGTTTCACGAGGTCAAGGGGCACCACATAGAAGACTGTTACTAACTCAAGAAGGACCTTAACAAGTCCTCCAAAGACTGGATAGTACTCTCCGTCTCACCATTAGTCCGTGGATGATATGCATGACTCAACCTCAGTCTAGTACCCATAACTTCTTATAAGCTCTCCCAAAACCTAGAAGTGAATCTCAAATATCTATTGAAAACTATACTCGATGGAATGCCATGCAACTTCACAACATTACTAATGTATATTTCAGCCAACGAAAAATGGATCTTAATCAGTatgaaatgagccgatttagTCATCCTATCAACAATAATCCAAATCGAATCATTCCCTTTCAGAGTACTCAACAACCCGGTCACAAAGTCCATCGagatactatcccatttccattcaGGTATATCCAATGGTTGCATCAGAACATACaacttctgatgctcaatctttgacttctgacaagttaaacAAGCATAAATAAATTGAGCAATATCTCACTTCATACCCGACCACCGAAACATTTTCTTAAGATCTTGGTAAATCTTAGAAGCCCTAGGATGAATAATCAAACTACTTCTATGACTTTCCTCAAGAATCATACGCTTTAGTTCCGACACGTCAGGCACACATACTTTGTTCCGAAATTTCAACACACCATTCTTCTCAACTCTAAAATCCTTATCTCTATCCTGACAAACAGAAGATAGTCGATCAACCAAGCTTATGTCTAGCTTCTCACCGTCTCTGGTATCGTCGAGGAAACCACTAGTAAACTTCAATATGCCCAATCTCACACTAATAGGAGTCACCTTGCATGCTAAGCTCATATCTCTGAATTGATCAAGTCTAGTTATCTCACTATCATAACTGACATGTGCAATAATTTCCGACTCGAAGCATCGACTACAACATTGGCTTTACCATGATAGTAATTTAGACCAAAGTCATAGTCCTTCAAGAACTCCAAccatctcctctgcctcatattAAGCTCCTTCTGATCAAAAGAATATTTTAGGATTTTATGATTAATGAATACTTCAAATCTAGAACCATATAAGTAATGTCTCCAAATCTTCAATACAAAAACCATTGTCGCCAATTCTAAGTCATGTATATGATAGTTCTTCGAATGGACTTTCAACTGTCGAGAAGCATAAGCCACTACCTTTCTAATATGCATAAGTACTCTTCCTAAACCCATCTTGACGCGTCACAATATACTACAAATGGTTCCTTCACATCTGGTAAGGTTAAAACTGGTGCAATAGTCAACCTCTTCTTCAATTCTCTAAAACTTTCCTCACACTCGATATTCCACACGAGTGCTTGACCCATTCGGATCAACTGAGTCAAAGGTAGAGCTAACTTGGAAAAACCCTCGATGAATCTCCTGTAGCAACCGACTAGTCCAAGGAAACTTCCGATCTCAATAACTGTCTTCAGAGCTTCCCACTGTAATACTGCATCTACTTTTGAAGGATCCACCGTTATACCACCACAGGAGATTACATGACCCAGAAAACTAACTTCATGTAACCAGgactcacatttagataacttgGCATACAATTGTTTCTCTTTTAGAACTTAAAGCATAATATGAAGATGCTCTACATGATCCTCTTATGACTTGGAATATATTAGGATGTCGTCAATGAAaaccacaacaaacttatccaggTAAGGATGGAAAGTTCGATTCATATACTTCATAAATACACAAGGGGAATTAGAAACTCCGAACGACATCACTAAGTATTCATAGTGACTGTACCCAGTTCTAAAAGCAGTCTTCGAGGTATCTTCATCTTTCACTCGGATCTGGTGATAgccagatctcaaatctatcttgctgaatACACATGCTTCAACCAATTGGTCCATAAGATCATCAATTGTGGAAAAAGGATATTTATTCTCAATAGTGACTTTGTTCAGCTGGTGATAGTCGACACACAATCTCATACTGCCATCATTCTTCTTAACTAATAACACCGAAGCTCCTCAAGGAGACACACTTTATCTGATAAATTTATTCTCAAGTAAATCTTCAAATTGTTACAACGGTACATGCAGCCTGAAAACCTCTGTTGTGCATTATCTCACAAATATTTTGCTTCCTCAGTTAAGATACGAGTCTCGTAAAGAACATGCTGAGCATTAATATAAACCATAACCCCGAATATCTTTTCAATTTCCTGCAACCAAGTCTGCGCGTCTTCTAGATCATACCTCCTTTTAAAGGTCAGAGGATTATTCCTCTGGAATCTGCTTAGTCCACGACCCTCACCACCTTCATCCTGATTGTTCTGTTGAGCCTGCAAAGCATGTTGTGCATGTCCCATTACTTGAGCCATAGCTTGCA containing:
- the LOC127079595 gene encoding uncharacterized mitochondrial protein AtMg00860-like, which codes for MARRNGCDIVEALQAMAQVMGHAQHALQAQQNNQDEGGEGRGLSRFQRNNPLTFKRRYDLEDAQTWLQEIEKIFGVMVYINAQHVLYETLSFLGHVISCGGITVDPSKVDAVLQWEALKTVIEIGSFLGLVGCYRRFIEGFSKLALPLTQLIRMGQALVWNIECEESFRELKKRLTIAPVLTLPDVKEPFVVYCDASRWV